CACCCGAGGACAGCCTGATGATCGAGGCGCTCCGCTACGAGGGTCTCACCCAGATGCCGCCGGACGGCAAGCTGGCGGCCCATGTGATCGCCGACTTCGAGCAGTGGATCCGCCGCGGCGCGCCCGACCCGCGCACCGGCGGGAAGCAGACGGTGGTGGCCACCAGAACCGCCGAGACGTTCGACTACGGCCCCGGCCGCGAGCACTGGGCCTTCCGCAGGGTCGAGGATCCCGCGCTACCCGAGGTCCGGAACGAGGCCTGGGTCAGCCATGACCTCGACCGCTTCATCCTGTCGCACCTCGAGGAGCGCGGCCTCGCGCCGGTGGCGCCAGCCGACAAGCGCACGCTGCTGAGACGCGCGACCTTCGATCTGATCGGCCTGGCCCCGTCGGAAGCCGAGATCGAGGACTTCCTCGCCGATTCGAGCCCCGACGCCTTCGCGAAGGTCGTCGACCGGCTGCTCACCTCGCCTCACTACGGTGAGCGCTGGGGCCGCCACTGGCTCGACATCGCCCGCTACGCCGACTCGAACGGCCTGGACGAGAACATCGCGTTCCCCAACGCCTTCCGCTACCGCGACTACGTCGTCGATTCCCTGAACCGCGACAAGCCCTTCAACCGCTTCGTCCGCGAGCAGATCGCCGGCGATCTGATGCCGGCGGAGACCGACGCGCAGCGCTTCGAGCAGATCACCGCCACCGGCTTTCTGATGCTGGGCCCCAAGGTGCTCGCCGAGCAGGACGTCGACAAGATGCTGATCGACATCGTCGACGAGCAGGTCAACACCCTGGGCCGTGCCTTTCTCGCCCTGCCGGTCGGCTGCGCCCGCTGCCACGACCACAAGTTCGATCCGATCCCCACCGCCGACTACTACGCGATGGCCGGCATCCTGCGCTCGACCGAGACGATGAGCGACGCCGCCGGCATGCGCTGGTTGGAGCGGCCACTGGCCCCGGAAGACGAGATCGCCGAGTACGAGGCGGCGCAGAGGCTGGTCGCCGAGGCGCAGGAGAAGGTCGACGGGGTGGTCCGCGAGCAGAACGACGTCCTGCGTGGCCCCCGCCGCGCGGCCCTCGCCGAGTACCTGCTCGCCGCGGAGGAGGCCTACCCGAGCTGGAGCGACGACGAGGCGAAGCAGGAGGAAGCCCGCGAGACGATCGCCGGAGTGGCCCAGGGCCGGGGCCTGGAGCCGCCGGTCCTCGAGCGCTGGGTCAGGGCCTTCTACCGCTACCGGGAGGGCCCGCCGGTCGAGGGGGACGCCCCGAGCCCGAGTACCGTCTTCGTGATCTGGAACGCCTACGCGGCCTCCTCGCCCGATCGCTACGAGCAGGTGACCGAGGAGCTGAGGGCGATCATCGCCTCGGAGAAGGTGCTGATCGCGCCCCTCACCCGAAGCCTCGTCCGCGGACCGGCGCCGAAGACGCTGGAGGAGGTCGCCTGGCGCTACGCGAGCCTGTTCGCGACGATCGAGATCGCCTGGGAAGAACACCTCATGCGACTCGGGCTCAAGGACGAGGACGACCTCGCGTCCTCCGACTTCAGGCTCCCCCGCGAGCAGGAGGAGTTGCGCTGGCTGGTCTACGACGGCTACTTCTGCATCCTCTGCCTCGACCAGGAAGAGGAAGAGAAGCTCTACCCGCCGGAGGCCCTGGAGCAGCTAGCCGGGCTGCGCGCCGAGGTCGAACGCCTGGAGGAAGCGTCCCCGCCCGCACTGCCTTACGCCATGGCCGTGGACGAGACCGCGACAGTCGATCTGCCGGTGCATATCCGCGGCAGCCATCTGAACCTCGCCGAAGAACCCGAGCCGCGCGGCTACCTGAAGGTCACGGACCACCTGGTGCCGCCGCCGCCGGTCGCCGGCGACACGAGCGGCCGCCTCGAACTGGCGCGCTGGATGACACACCCCGAGCACCCGCTCACCGCGCGCGTCATCGTCAACCGCGTCTGGCACTGGCACTTCGGCCGCGGCATCGTCGACACGCCGAGCAACTTCGGCGCGATCGGCAGCGTTCCCAGCCACCCTGAGCTTCTCGACTGGCTGGCGCGCCGCTTCGTTGAGGGCGGCTGGTCGCTCAAGGACCTGCACCGAGACATCATGCTGTCGAGCACCTATCGGTTGTCCACCGACTACGACGCCGCCAACGCAGCCGTCGACGAGGAGAACCGCCTCCTCTGGCGCAACAACCGGAGACGCCTCGAGGTCGAGCCGATTCGCGACGCCCTGCTGCAGCTCGCCGGCCGGCTCGATCTGACGATCGGTGGACGGGTGGAGGAGTACAAGGCCAGGGGATACGTCTTCGGCGAGTACGGCCCACTCGACCGGGTCGACATCTACGACGCGCCGCGGCGTTCGATCTACATGCCGGTCGTGCGTACCGCGGTCTATCCGATCTTCGGCGGCTTCGACTTCGGCGACGCCAGCGACTCGGTAGGCGATCGATCCGAGACGGTCGTGCCGCGGCAGGCGTTGCTAATGATGAACAGCCCCTTCGTCGAGGAAGCGGCGCTCGGCTTCGCAAGGCAACTGCTGGAGATCGAGGACGCCGACGCCGCGGATCGCATCGATACCGCCTTCGTCCGCGCCTACGGGCGCCCGGCCGACGCGACCGAGATCGCCGACAGCCTCGCCTTCCTCGACGAGATGCGGAGCCTGGCGCCGGCGGACGAAGCGGAGGTCTACGCCTGGACGCGCCTCGCCCATGTGATCCTCGCGGCGAGCGAGTTCATCTACATCAACTAGGTTCACGTTCAGCTCACCGACCATGCGCTACCCCCACTACCAGCCGCCACCGCTCACCCGCCGCCAGATGCTGAAGACCTGCGGCTGCGGCTTCGGCGGCCTGGCGCTCTCTTCCCTGCTCCAGCGCGACGTCCTGGCCGCGACAGCCACGAACCCGCTGGCGCCGCGCGTGCCGCATTTCGCGCCTAAGGCCAAGCGGATCATCTTCCTGCACATGCACGGCGGCCCGTCGCAGCACGACCTGTTCGAGTACAAGCCGCTGCTCATCCGCGACGACAACAAACCGCTGCCCTTCGCCAAGCCGCGAGTCCAGTTCAACGAGACCGGCAACCTGTTCAAGAGCCCCTGGGAGTTCAGGCAGCACGGCCAGTCCGGCGCCTGGGTGAGCGAACTGCTGCCCAACATCGCCTCCGTGGTCGACGATCTCTGCTTCATCCGCTCGATGTGGGGCACGAACGCCGCCCACGGCGGGGCCATCCTGGCGATGAATACGGGTAGCGACCGCTTCGTGCGCCCGTCGATGGGCTCGTGGATCGCCTACGGACTCGGCACCGAGAACGAGAACCTGCCCGGCTTCATCACGATCTGCCCCTCGTACCAGCACGGCGGCGTCCAGAACTACTCGTCCGCCTTCTTGCCCGCCGCCTACAACGGCACGGCGATCGGCACGACGCGGATGAAGACGGAAGACGCGACGATCGACTTCCTCGACAACGAATCGGTGTCGCCCGAGGTCCAGCGGAGCGAGCTCGACCTCCTCCAGCGCTGGCAGCGCCGCCAGCTCGAGCAGACCGGCCCCGACCAGGCGCTCGAGGGCCGCATCGAGTCGTTCGAGCTCGCTTTCCGCATGCAGACGGAGGCGCCCGAGCTGATGAGCATCGAGGGCGAGTCCGAGGCCACCCGGCGGCTCTACGGACTCGACGACCCGGTGGCCAGCAACTTCGGGCTCCGCTGCCTGCTGGCCCGGCGCTTCTCGGAATCGGGCGTGCGCTTCGTGCAGGCGACCCACGGCCCGGACACGAAGTGGGACCACCACTCGGGCCTGATCACCGGCCTGCCGCAGAGCTGCGCCGAGGTCGACAAGGGGGTCGCCGGCCTGATCAAGGACCTCAAGTCACGCGGACTGCTGGACGAGACCCTGGTGCTCTGGGGCGGCGAGTTCGGGCGCACCCCCGGCGCCGAAGCCGGCGCCAGAAACGGCCGCGACCACAACCCCCACGGCTACACGATGTTCATGGCCGGCGGCGGCGTGAAGCCGGGCCACAGCCACGGCCGCACCGATGACTACGGCTACTACGCGATCGAGAACAAGGTCCACATCCACGACCTCCACGCCACGATCCTGCACCTGCTCGGTCTCGACCACGAACGGTTGACCTACCGCTCGCAGGGACGCGACTTCCGTCTGACAGACGTCGAAGGCCTGGTCGTCGACGACATCATCGTCTGAAAGAAACGGGGCGCGCCGGTGAGGCT
Above is a window of Acidobacteriota bacterium DNA encoding:
- a CDS encoding DUF1501 domain-containing protein, giving the protein MRYPHYQPPPLTRRQMLKTCGCGFGGLALSSLLQRDVLAATATNPLAPRVPHFAPKAKRIIFLHMHGGPSQHDLFEYKPLLIRDDNKPLPFAKPRVQFNETGNLFKSPWEFRQHGQSGAWVSELLPNIASVVDDLCFIRSMWGTNAAHGGAILAMNTGSDRFVRPSMGSWIAYGLGTENENLPGFITICPSYQHGGVQNYSSAFLPAAYNGTAIGTTRMKTEDATIDFLDNESVSPEVQRSELDLLQRWQRRQLEQTGPDQALEGRIESFELAFRMQTEAPELMSIEGESEATRRLYGLDDPVASNFGLRCLLARRFSESGVRFVQATHGPDTKWDHHSGLITGLPQSCAEVDKGVAGLIKDLKSRGLLDETLVLWGGEFGRTPGAEAGARNGRDHNPHGYTMFMAGGGVKPGHSHGRTDDYGYYAIENKVHIHDLHATILHLLGLDHERLTYRSQGRDFRLTDVEGLVVDDIIV
- a CDS encoding PSD1 and planctomycete cytochrome C domain-containing protein → MIRAAPFLFAWLAAVGTVAGASEIDPADLEFFESKIRPVLAERCYQCHGGDPAKIRGGLILLDAEGVRAGGDSGAVIVPGSPEDSLMIEALRYEGLTQMPPDGKLAAHVIADFEQWIRRGAPDPRTGGKQTVVATRTAETFDYGPGREHWAFRRVEDPALPEVRNEAWVSHDLDRFILSHLEERGLAPVAPADKRTLLRRATFDLIGLAPSEAEIEDFLADSSPDAFAKVVDRLLTSPHYGERWGRHWLDIARYADSNGLDENIAFPNAFRYRDYVVDSLNRDKPFNRFVREQIAGDLMPAETDAQRFEQITATGFLMLGPKVLAEQDVDKMLIDIVDEQVNTLGRAFLALPVGCARCHDHKFDPIPTADYYAMAGILRSTETMSDAAGMRWLERPLAPEDEIAEYEAAQRLVAEAQEKVDGVVREQNDVLRGPRRAALAEYLLAAEEAYPSWSDDEAKQEEARETIAGVAQGRGLEPPVLERWVRAFYRYREGPPVEGDAPSPSTVFVIWNAYAASSPDRYEQVTEELRAIIASEKVLIAPLTRSLVRGPAPKTLEEVAWRYASLFATIEIAWEEHLMRLGLKDEDDLASSDFRLPREQEELRWLVYDGYFCILCLDQEEEEKLYPPEALEQLAGLRAEVERLEEASPPALPYAMAVDETATVDLPVHIRGSHLNLAEEPEPRGYLKVTDHLVPPPPVAGDTSGRLELARWMTHPEHPLTARVIVNRVWHWHFGRGIVDTPSNFGAIGSVPSHPELLDWLARRFVEGGWSLKDLHRDIMLSSTYRLSTDYDAANAAVDEENRLLWRNNRRRLEVEPIRDALLQLAGRLDLTIGGRVEEYKARGYVFGEYGPLDRVDIYDAPRRSIYMPVVRTAVYPIFGGFDFGDASDSVGDRSETVVPRQALLMMNSPFVEEAALGFARQLLEIEDADAADRIDTAFVRAYGRPADATEIADSLAFLDEMRSLAPADEAEVYAWTRLAHVILAASEFIYIN